A region of Arabidopsis thaliana chromosome 5, partial sequence DNA encodes the following proteins:
- a CDS encoding uncharacterized protein (unknown protein; FUNCTIONS IN: molecular_function unknown; INVOLVED IN: biological_process unknown; LOCATED IN: cellular_component unknown; Has 0 Blast hits to 0 proteins in 0 species (source: NCBI BLink).) produces MIIDPTLVFEVQNQSQKTHNYNLYSFWYVFDFHADSSSFFVFGKEEAKHGVEMALIDLDAFQFFVNMEYNDMHETPLGSHSIQADIDDPTTLKSRPQTHDVEPNQFPITSSSRDHPQGA; encoded by the exons ATGATCATTGATCCGACATTAGTATTTGAAGTACAAAACCAAAGTCAAAAGACTCACAATTATAACCTTTACAGTTTTTGGTACGTTTTCGATTTTCACGCTgactcttcttccttcttcg TTTTTGGAAAGGAGGAGGCTAAACATGGAGTGGAGATGGCTTTGATTGATTTGGATgcttttcagttttttgttAACATGGAGTACAACGATATGCACGAGACTCCACTGGGATCTCATAGTATCCAAGCTGATATTGATGATCCAACAACTTTGAAGTCAAGACCACAAACTCATGATGTAGAACCTAATCAGTTTCCCATTACTTCCTCATCAAGGGATCACCCGCAAGGAGCGTGA
- a CDS encoding Protein phosphatase 2C family protein (Protein phosphatase 2C family protein; FUNCTIONS IN: protein serine/threonine phosphatase activity, catalytic activity; INVOLVED IN: protein amino acid dephosphorylation; LOCATED IN: mitochondrion, protein serine/threonine phosphatase complex; EXPRESSED IN: 22 plant structures; EXPRESSED DURING: 13 growth stages; CONTAINS InterPro DOMAIN/s: Protein phosphatase 2C, manganese/magnesium aspartate binding site (InterPro:IPR000222), Protein phosphatase 2C-related (InterPro:IPR001932), Protein phosphatase 2C (InterPro:IPR015655), Protein phosphatase 2C, N-terminal (InterPro:IPR014045); BEST Arabidopsis thaliana protein match is: Protein phosphatase 2C family protein (TAIR:AT5G66080.1); Has 30201 Blast hits to 17322 proteins in 780 species: Archae - 12; Bacteria - 1396; Metazoa - 17338; Fungi - 3422; Plants - 5037; Viruses - 0; Other Eukaryotes - 2996 (source: NCBI BLink).), with protein MFSWLARMALFCLRPMRRYGRMNRDDDDDDDHDGDSSSSGDSLLWSRELERHSFGDFSIAVVQANEVIEDHSQVETGNGAVFVGVYDGHGGPEASRYISDHLFSHLMRVSRERSCISEEALRAAFSATEEGFLTLVRRTCGLKPLIAAVGSCCLVGVIWKGTLLIANVGDSRAVLGSMGSNNNRSNKIVAEQLTSDHNAALEEVRQELRSLHPDDSHIVVLKHGVWRIKGIIQVSRSIGDAYLKRPEFSLDPSFPRFHLAEELQRPVLSAEPCVYTRVLQTSDKFVIFASDGLWEQMTNQQAVEIVNKHPRPGIARRLVRRAITIAAKKREMNYDDLKKVERGVRRFFHDDITVVVIFIDNELLMVEKATVPELSIKGFSHTVGPSKFSIFLS; from the exons ATGTTCTCCTGGTTAGCGAGAATGGCTCTTTTTTGTTTACGACCTATGCGGCGATACGGTCGTATGAACAgagatgatgacgatgatgatgatcacgACGGtgactcttcttcctccggtGACTCCCTTCTTTGGTCTAGAGAACTCGAGAGACATTCTTTCGGAGATTTCTCTATTGCTGTTGTGCAAGCTAACGAGGTTATTGAAGATCATAGTCAAGTCGAGACTGGAAACGGTGCCGTTTTCGTCGGAGTTTACGATGGTCATGGTGGTCCTGAAGCTTCTAGATACATCTCTGAtcatctcttttctcatttgatga gAGTTTCGAGAGAAAGGAGTTGTATTTCAGAGGAGGCTTTAAGAGCTGCATTTTCTGCTACTGAGGAAGGGTTTCTCACGCTTGTGCGAAGGACTTGCGGGTTGAAACCGTTGATTGCAGCTGTTGGATCTTGTTGTTTGGTTGGAGTTATTTGGAAAGGGACTTTGCTTATCGCTAATGTTGGTGATTCTCGTGCTGTGCTTGGTTCCATGGGTAGTAATAATAATAGGTCAAACAAGATTGTAGCTGAGCAACTGACTAGTGATCACAATGCTGCTTTGGAAGAAGTTAGACAAGAGCTTAGGTCGTTGCATCCTGATGATTCACATATCGTTGTCCTTAAACATGGTGTGTGGCGCATCAAAGGCATCATTCAG GTATCTAGATCAATAGGGGATGCATATTTAAAGCGCCCAGAGTTCTCACTTGACCCTTCATTTCCGCGGTTCCATCTCGCTGAAGAACTACAAAGACCTGTTTTATCAGCAGAGCCTTGTGTCTACACAAGAGTCTTACAAACAAGTGACAAGTTTGTGATATTCGCATCAGATGGACTCTGGGAACAAATGACCAACCAGCAAGCTGTAGAGATAGTGAATAAACACCCCCGTCCT GGAATAGCGAGAAGGCTGGTGAGAAGAGCGATAACCATAGCTgcgaaaaagagagagatgaattACGATGATTTGAAGAAAGTGGAGAGAGGAGTGAGGAGATTCTTTCATGATGATATAACAGTGGTTGTGATATTCATAGACAATGAGCTTCTTATGGTGGAGAAAGCTACTGTTCCTGAATTGTCCATTAAAGGTTTTTCTCATACCGTTGGACCTTCCAAGTTCAGTATCTTCCTCTCTTAG
- a CDS encoding Protein phosphatase 2C family protein (Protein phosphatase 2C family protein; FUNCTIONS IN: protein serine/threonine phosphatase activity, catalytic activity; EXPRESSED IN: 22 plant structures; EXPRESSED DURING: 13 growth stages; CONTAINS InterPro DOMAIN/s: Protein phosphatase 2C-related (InterPro:IPR001932), Protein phosphatase 2C (InterPro:IPR015655), Protein phosphatase 2C, N-terminal (InterPro:IPR014045); BEST Arabidopsis thaliana protein match is: Protein phosphatase 2C family protein (TAIR:AT3G51370.2); Has 30201 Blast hits to 17322 proteins in 780 species: Archae - 12; Bacteria - 1396; Metazoa - 17338; Fungi - 3422; Plants - 5037; Viruses - 0; Other Eukaryotes - 2996 (source: NCBI BLink).) — MPFGQDLVMKSVFMKPELERLILCLGVSRERSCISEEALRAAFSATEEGFLTLVRRTCGLKPLIAAVGSCCLVGVIWKGTLLIANVGDSRAVLGSMGSNNNRSNKIVAEQLTSDHNAALEEVRQELRSLHPDDSHIVVLKHGVWRIKGIIQVSRSIGDAYLKRPEFSLDPSFPRFHLAEELQRPVLSAEPCVYTRVLQTSDKFVIFASDGLWEQMTNQQAVEIVNKHPRPGIARRLVRRAITIAAKKREMNYDDLKKVERGVRRFFHDDITVVVIFIDNELLMVEKATVPELSIKGFSHTVGPSKFSIFLS; from the exons ATGCCTTTTGGGCAGGATTTGGTGATGAAGAGTGTGTTTATGAAACCTGAGCTTGAGCGGTTGATCCTCTGTTTAG gAGTTTCGAGAGAAAGGAGTTGTATTTCAGAGGAGGCTTTAAGAGCTGCATTTTCTGCTACTGAGGAAGGGTTTCTCACGCTTGTGCGAAGGACTTGCGGGTTGAAACCGTTGATTGCAGCTGTTGGATCTTGTTGTTTGGTTGGAGTTATTTGGAAAGGGACTTTGCTTATCGCTAATGTTGGTGATTCTCGTGCTGTGCTTGGTTCCATGGGTAGTAATAATAATAGGTCAAACAAGATTGTAGCTGAGCAACTGACTAGTGATCACAATGCTGCTTTGGAAGAAGTTAGACAAGAGCTTAGGTCGTTGCATCCTGATGATTCACATATCGTTGTCCTTAAACATGGTGTGTGGCGCATCAAAGGCATCATTCAG GTATCTAGATCAATAGGGGATGCATATTTAAAGCGCCCAGAGTTCTCACTTGACCCTTCATTTCCGCGGTTCCATCTCGCTGAAGAACTACAAAGACCTGTTTTATCAGCAGAGCCTTGTGTCTACACAAGAGTCTTACAAACAAGTGACAAGTTTGTGATATTCGCATCAGATGGACTCTGGGAACAAATGACCAACCAGCAAGCTGTAGAGATAGTGAATAAACACCCCCGTCCT GGAATAGCGAGAAGGCTGGTGAGAAGAGCGATAACCATAGCTgcgaaaaagagagagatgaattACGATGATTTGAAGAAAGTGGAGAGAGGAGTGAGGAGATTCTTTCATGATGATATAACAGTGGTTGTGATATTCATAGACAATGAGCTTCTTATGGTGGAGAAAGCTACTGTTCCTGAATTGTCCATTAAAGGTTTTTCTCATACCGTTGGACCTTCCAAGTTCAGTATCTTCCTCTCTTAG
- the LEA4-5 gene encoding Late Embryogenesis Abundant 4-5 (Late Embryogenesis Abundant 4-5 (LEA4-5); CONTAINS InterPro DOMAIN/s: Late embryogenesis abundant protein, group 1 (InterPro:IPR005513); Has 1807 Blast hits to 1807 proteins in 277 species: Archae - 0; Bacteria - 0; Metazoa - 736; Fungi - 347; Plants - 385; Viruses - 0; Other Eukaryotes - 339 (source: NCBI BLink).): MQSMKETASNIAASAKSGMDKTKATLEEKAEKMKTRDPVQKQMATQVKEDKINQAEMQKRETRQHNAAMKEAAGAGTGLGLGTATHSTTGQVGHGTGTHQMSALPGHGTGQLTDRVVEGTAVTDPIGRNTGTGRTTAHNTHVGGGGATGYGTGGGYTG; the protein is encoded by the exons ATGCAGTCGATGAAAGAAACAGCTTCGAATATTGCAGCTTCTGCAAAATCTGGCATGGACAAAACCAAAGCTACCTTGGAGGAAAAG GcggagaagatgaagacacGAGACCCTGTTCAGAAACAGATGGCTACACAGGTTAAAGAAGATAAGATCAATCAAGCTGAGATGCAGAAGAGAGAAACGCGTCAGCACAACGCGGCCATGAAAGAAGCGGCTGGAGCCGGAACCGGTTTAGGTTTGGGGACGGCCACTCACTCGACCACTGGACAAGTCGGACACGGCACTGGGACACATCAGATGTCGGCTCTGCCTGGTCACGGAACGGGACAACTGACCGACCGCGTTGTGGAGGGCACGGCTGTGACCGACCCGATTGGAAGGAACACTGGAACTGGTCGGACAACCGCTCATAACACTCacgttggtggtggtggtgccACCGGGTACGGAACCGGCGGGGGATATACTGGATAA